From a region of the Synechococcus sp. PCC 7502 genome:
- a CDS encoding alpha-amylase/alpha-mannosidase, with the protein MSFPLYVAFVWHQHQPLYKSPIAGKYLLPWVRLHGVKDYLDLVLILEKFPKLHQTVNLVPSLITQLQDYINGSAFDPYLELSLTPVGRMDRFQKLFIIERFFDAYHRHMVEPYPRYAQLLDQKTRLGVIWCLEHWQENDYSDLLAWYNLTWIDPLFRERDPKIQAWFQKGKNFTLSDRQLIYSKQKDILAQILPQHRKMQQSGQLEIITSPYTHPILPLIADTKAGRVAVPDMMLPGIRFRWESDITLHLDKAKQIYNHYFDAEPRGLWPSEQSVSPAILPYVSKQGFQWLCSDEGVLGWSLGKYFHRNEHGHVSDPQVLYQPYRLETIHGDLAIVFRDHRLSDLIGFSYSSMTPEAATRDLCEHLKAIHTKWQNNPDRDRPWLVTIALDGENCWEYYPEDGKAFLETLYSQLSQEESIRLVTVSEFIEQFPPVDKIPPHQLHSGSWIDSNFTTWIGDPVKNRAWDLLAEARQVLANHPEATQENNPEAWEHLFAAEGSDWFWWLGAGHSSSLDHVFDQLFREHLQALYRALNEPTPTSLLYPLEPHDIPTNQRPENFIHPIINGRVDWQDWQGAGRIEVNALRGTMHQSGIFQRLWYGLDHFNFYLRLDFALFHQLEILPILHLCWFYPEQSNYNSPIAIAGLPDVPPLNYLFHHHLRVDMSTHVITLEQAIQGYRWQEIPTHAKMGLDECFELSLPWSDLMTSPGNSARLVILLTIDGLFQVSLPEYTTIPIDVP; encoded by the coding sequence ATGTCTTTCCCTCTGTATGTTGCTTTTGTCTGGCATCAGCATCAACCCCTCTATAAAAGTCCCATCGCTGGGAAGTATCTTTTGCCGTGGGTGCGACTGCATGGTGTGAAAGATTACCTTGATTTGGTATTAATTTTAGAAAAGTTTCCCAAATTACATCAAACCGTAAATCTTGTGCCGTCACTGATTACTCAGTTGCAGGATTACATTAATGGTAGTGCATTTGATCCCTATCTAGAGCTATCCCTCACCCCAGTGGGCAGAATGGATAGATTCCAAAAACTGTTCATCATTGAGAGATTTTTTGATGCCTATCATCGTCACATGGTCGAACCCTATCCCCGCTATGCCCAGCTATTAGACCAAAAAACTCGACTGGGAGTGATCTGGTGCCTTGAACACTGGCAGGAAAATGACTACAGCGACCTTCTAGCTTGGTATAACTTGACATGGATTGATCCGCTATTTCGAGAACGAGACCCCAAAATTCAAGCTTGGTTCCAAAAAGGCAAAAATTTTACTCTTAGTGATCGCCAACTGATCTACTCTAAGCAAAAGGATATCCTTGCCCAAATTCTGCCTCAGCACCGCAAAATGCAGCAGTCAGGACAACTAGAAATCATTACTAGCCCCTATACTCACCCGATTTTGCCCTTAATTGCCGATACCAAAGCTGGCAGGGTCGCAGTTCCAGACATGATGTTACCGGGGATTAGGTTTCGCTGGGAATCGGATATTACTTTGCACTTAGATAAAGCCAAACAGATTTATAACCATTATTTTGATGCCGAGCCTCGTGGGTTATGGCCCTCAGAGCAGTCGGTTAGTCCCGCTATTCTGCCCTATGTATCTAAACAGGGATTTCAGTGGCTCTGTTCCGATGAAGGTGTACTAGGGTGGAGTTTGGGTAAATATTTCCATCGTAATGAGCATGGTCATGTTAGCGATCCCCAAGTTTTATATCAACCCTATCGTTTAGAAACTATTCATGGTGACTTAGCGATCGTATTTCGTGATCACCGCCTTTCAGATTTAATTGGCTTTAGTTATAGTTCTATGACTCCAGAGGCGGCGACAAGGGATTTATGTGAACACCTCAAAGCAATTCATACTAAATGGCAAAATAACCCAGATCGCGATCGCCCGTGGCTAGTAACGATCGCCCTTGACGGTGAAAATTGCTGGGAATATTACCCCGAAGATGGCAAGGCATTTTTAGAAACCCTTTATAGTCAGTTATCGCAAGAGGAATCGATCCGTTTAGTTACAGTTTCAGAATTTATTGAGCAGTTCCCACCCGTTGATAAAATCCCGCCACACCAATTGCATAGTGGCTCTTGGATTGACTCTAATTTCACTACTTGGATTGGCGACCCAGTTAAAAATCGGGCATGGGATTTGTTGGCAGAAGCTCGACAGGTTTTGGCAAATCATCCCGAAGCTACCCAAGAAAATAATCCCGAAGCATGGGAACATCTTTTTGCTGCCGAGGGTTCTGATTGGTTTTGGTGGTTGGGGGCGGGACATAGCTCTAGCCTCGATCACGTCTTTGATCAGCTATTTCGGGAGCATTTACAGGCACTATACCGAGCATTAAACGAACCAACTCCCACAAGTTTGCTCTATCCCCTAGAACCTCACGATATTCCCACAAATCAGCGACCAGAGAATTTTATTCATCCCATAATTAATGGCAGAGTTGACTGGCAAGATTGGCAGGGGGCGGGAAGAATTGAGGTTAATGCCCTGCGGGGAACAATGCACCAAAGCGGAATTTTCCAAAGATTGTGGTACGGATTAGATCATTTCAACTTTTACCTCCGCCTAGATTTTGCCCTGTTTCATCAGCTTGAGATTTTACCGATTCTGCACCTTTGTTGGTTTTATCCCGAACAGTCGAATTACAATAGCCCCATAGCGATCGCTGGCTTACCAGATGTTCCTCCATTAAATTATTTATTCCATCACCATCTGCGAGTTGATATGTCCACCCATGTCATAACTTTAGAGCAGGCAATTCAGGGCTACCGATGGCAAGAAATCCCAACCCATGCCAAAATGGGGTTAGATGAGTGTTTTGAGCTATCTTTACCTTGGTCTGATTTAATGACTAGTCCCGGTAATTCAGCAAGGTTAGTAATCTTGTTAACTATAGATGGCTTATTTCAAGTATCTCTGCCAGAATATACTACTATTCCTATTGATGTGCCTTAA
- a CDS encoding late competence development ComFB family protein encodes MQKSSIEAIVEQALQDGYLTPAMEAEVGRICDSAFELSVEEYMALDRLMGSLLTGEVVAVPRKQFINVMEELVLAESVARVAEIESATNTVLDLGDIAAYALNRLPPLYATTEEGAAYQRKRALAELQTLITQQVKEAIDRSLDRPKFFPERAGIEPKPQEGVLSQLNNLLQAYAPEFEDKSHP; translated from the coding sequence GTGCAAAAGTCAAGCATAGAAGCAATTGTTGAACAAGCTCTCCAAGACGGCTATCTTACCCCAGCCATGGAAGCAGAGGTGGGTCGCATCTGTGACAGTGCCTTTGAGCTTTCCGTAGAAGAATACATGGCATTAGATCGACTCATGGGTAGTCTGCTCACAGGGGAGGTTGTGGCGGTGCCTCGTAAGCAGTTTATTAATGTCATGGAGGAATTAGTACTAGCTGAGTCTGTGGCAAGGGTAGCAGAAATTGAATCTGCCACGAATACCGTGCTTGATTTAGGCGATATTGCTGCCTATGCCCTGAATCGTTTACCGCCGCTCTACGCCACTACGGAAGAGGGTGCTGCCTATCAAAGAAAGCGGGCTCTAGCAGAATTACAAACCTTGATTACCCAGCAGGTCAAAGAAGCGATCGATCGCAGTTTAGATCGTCCTAAGTTTTTCCCCGAACGGGCAGGTATTGAACCTAAACCTCAAGAGGGTGTACTTTCTCAACTTAATAATCTGTTGCAAGCCTATGCTCCAGAGTTTGAGGACAAATCTCACCCCTAG
- a CDS encoding DUF4079 domain-containing protein, with translation MNLTEILEPIAQVFKNLGVPEPVVHWGHPFFMSIVIFMMGSFVGLAGWRGRLVTDTNVALKSRDDHRKLAPLMTAFLAAGYTGGLLSLVMQGKPLLESPHFLTGSAVLILLFTNAAISLSGFGGNKPLLRNAHAYLGSATLALLFFHAALGLKLGLAI, from the coding sequence ATGAACCTAACGGAAATTTTAGAACCGATCGCCCAAGTATTCAAAAACTTAGGTGTGCCAGAGCCAGTGGTGCATTGGGGGCATCCATTTTTTATGTCCATTGTTATATTCATGATGGGAAGCTTTGTCGGCTTAGCGGGTTGGCGGGGTCGCTTGGTGACAGATACGAATGTTGCCCTCAAAAGTCGAGATGATCATCGCAAATTAGCACCTTTAATGACAGCTTTTTTAGCGGCGGGCTATACTGGCGGGCTACTGTCTTTAGTAATGCAGGGTAAGCCTTTACTGGAAAGTCCTCATTTCTTGACTGGTTCGGCTGTACTAATTTTACTATTTACCAATGCTGCAATTTCCCTATCTGGATTTGGAGGAAATAAACCATTGCTGCGTAATGCACATGCTTATTTAGGAAGTGCAACGCTAGCTTTATTGTTTTTCCATGCTGCCCTTGGACTTAAGTTAGGCTTGGCAATTTAG
- a CDS encoding tetratricopeptide repeat protein produces MLRSLKVTNGWLKRVKQALSRYDFSSQKALAEELEISPRKTSDFFNGKSVDYEVFVAICERLGLEWQKVAKVSPDLIKPKEPKPIKPEVATTISSSIDSLAEPLPQNDGIPKLASSLFRAFDTQPPIAQKKFINVSIPLEPAKDFIDLEQSPELSENSPVNISENLTDLGIEETSEPESSFDNQADQIPAAIAEPSVLPVVDEIHEVTIDEINKSPNDHIETISKEISEEIKEEPEVPTAEEGNQLLEVDLAIDLEIASEPVLATTISPATISQLQDLLGIVTDKQEEVNEVTENLNAPTQELQKSDLPESNAQKTDLSNVSPKNTANILNSGLTNTDDLEPILTAFYDSCKAQNWDLAAAIVNGINLAHIKKTSDLTLLLDLYNQLLPLKWQDGAQKVSDQPSHWQILFNAGMAALYLEKFNDAVTYLETSLAIANSTLLKIKALNALGLVYQAVAQYQSAIKYFQQAQSLAQEGSEHYLQLQALSNLGNAYYSLRQYRTAIAYYLEFLQLANEEEASEVEFSTIGNLGNAYYNLGEYQTAIVYQQKYLEIARAISSSEKEAGCLVSLGFAYYALGLYQTAIEHYQNAKVIADQLSYKRLQVSIFSGLGLSYQALKNSATAVACFHKCLEIARQLGDRSAEVKALYNLRKASLTPSR; encoded by the coding sequence ATGTTGCGATCGCTCAAAGTTACTAATGGTTGGCTTAAAAGAGTTAAGCAAGCTCTGAGCCGCTATGATTTCTCTAGTCAAAAAGCTTTAGCGGAAGAATTAGAAATTTCACCCCGTAAAACCAGTGACTTTTTTAATGGTAAGTCTGTTGACTATGAAGTCTTTGTAGCAATATGCGAAAGATTAGGGCTGGAGTGGCAAAAAGTCGCAAAAGTTAGTCCCGACCTGATTAAACCTAAGGAACCAAAGCCAATAAAACCTGAAGTTGCAACCACAATTTCAAGTTCTATAGATAGCCTGGCAGAGCCACTTCCCCAAAATGATGGTATTCCTAAGTTGGCTTCAAGTTTATTTAGGGCTTTTGACACGCAACCACCGATCGCCCAGAAAAAATTTATTAATGTTTCAATTCCTCTAGAACCTGCTAAGGATTTTATTGATTTAGAGCAATCACCAGAGTTATCAGAAAATTCACCCGTAAATATATCTGAAAATTTAACTGATTTAGGAATTGAAGAAACATCGGAACCTGAATCTAGCTTTGACAATCAAGCTGATCAAATTCCCGCAGCGATCGCTGAACCATCTGTTCTTCCTGTTGTAGATGAAATACATGAGGTCACTATTGATGAGATTAATAAGAGTCCAAATGACCACATAGAGACAATATCAAAAGAAATATCAGAGGAGATAAAAGAAGAGCCAGAAGTTCCAACTGCCGAAGAAGGAAATCAGTTATTAGAAGTGGATTTGGCAATAGATTTAGAAATTGCTTCCGAGCCAGTTCTCGCTACAACAATTAGCCCCGCCACCATTTCCCAACTCCAAGATTTACTGGGCATAGTTACAGATAAGCAGGAAGAGGTTAATGAGGTTACGGAAAATTTGAATGCACCGACGCAAGAACTGCAAAAATCTGACCTCCCAGAATCTAATGCCCAAAAAACTGATTTAAGTAATGTAAGTCCAAAAAATACGGCAAATATCTTAAACTCTGGGTTAACTAACACCGATGATTTAGAGCCAATTCTCACGGCTTTTTATGACTCCTGTAAAGCGCAAAACTGGGACTTGGCAGCCGCTATAGTTAATGGCATTAATTTGGCTCACATAAAAAAAACCTCTGATCTCACTTTACTCCTAGACCTATATAATCAATTGCTACCTTTGAAATGGCAGGATGGAGCCCAAAAAGTTAGCGATCAACCCAGTCACTGGCAGATTTTATTCAATGCGGGGATGGCAGCTTTATATTTAGAAAAATTCAATGATGCGGTAACTTATTTAGAAACCAGCTTAGCGATCGCTAATAGTACACTTCTAAAAATTAAAGCCTTAAATGCTCTAGGACTTGTATATCAAGCAGTTGCCCAGTATCAAAGTGCAATCAAATACTTCCAACAGGCACAATCTTTAGCTCAAGAGGGATCAGAACATTACTTGCAATTACAAGCTCTAAGTAACTTAGGTAACGCCTATTATAGTTTACGTCAATATCGTACGGCGATCGCCTATTATCTGGAGTTTTTACAGTTGGCAAATGAAGAGGAAGCCAGTGAAGTCGAGTTCTCCACCATTGGTAATCTTGGCAATGCCTACTACAACTTAGGCGAATATCAAACTGCAATCGTCTATCAACAAAAATATCTGGAAATTGCCCGTGCGATCAGTAGTTCTGAAAAAGAAGCAGGTTGTCTCGTCAGCTTAGGTTTTGCCTACTATGCTCTGGGCTTATACCAAACTGCGATCGAACACTACCAAAATGCTAAGGTGATCGCCGATCAACTGTCCTATAAACGCCTACAAGTATCAATATTTTCTGGTTTAGGTCTCAGCTATCAAGCTCTCAAAAATTCTGCCACTGCTGTTGCCTGTTTCCATAAATGCTTAGAAATTGCTCGACAACTAGGCGATCGCTCTGCCGAGGTTAAAGCTCTATATAATTTACGCAAAGCCAGCCTTACTCCAAGTCGCTAA
- a CDS encoding AI-2E family transporter, whose product MVSKEEVWKYLQRGAIALLGIYLVWRLKQTIQLLLVSLFFASAITPLLEQMEKYKIRRGLGVVVIYSALLLIILLTIAPAPQLIVELGQFLTQVPNLVSQINVTNIPFLNVNAQQIQEFLRSSTVLDQIQNLGREIANQTVGFTFGLINTLGIILLTMLITGYMVINSKELTRRVLRPFSEKVRSEVYVLMPPINRCLGAYVLGRIGTSALLGFCTYLALIFVGVEFAGGLSLLVAVANLIPFVGPILGLIPMVIAAWSLGLVKVGLVIGISFLLQQIEAWILQPWLVGPYLNLDPFELLLSIIVGAELLGVVGALIAPPLAGVGRIIFDHFERKRKIETEDNSYGFPQFDTQRFDKEQLDGQKYDDQRFDD is encoded by the coding sequence ATGGTTAGTAAGGAAGAAGTCTGGAAATATCTTCAACGTGGGGCGATCGCTTTACTTGGAATTTATCTGGTATGGCGATTAAAACAAACAATTCAGTTATTACTAGTAAGTTTATTTTTTGCCTCAGCAATTACTCCGCTCCTAGAGCAAATGGAGAAATATAAGATTAGAAGAGGCTTAGGAGTCGTAGTTATTTACTCTGCCTTACTATTAATTATTTTATTAACTATTGCCCCTGCGCCACAGTTGATTGTTGAATTAGGGCAGTTTTTAACTCAAGTTCCCAATTTAGTTTCACAAATTAATGTAACGAATATTCCTTTCCTGAATGTCAATGCCCAACAAATTCAAGAGTTTTTGCGATCAAGTACAGTACTTGATCAAATCCAAAATCTAGGCAGAGAAATTGCCAATCAAACCGTTGGCTTTACCTTTGGCTTAATTAATACGTTGGGAATTATTTTACTGACCATGTTAATTACGGGTTATATGGTAATTAATTCCAAGGAGTTAACCCGCAGAGTACTAAGACCTTTTTCAGAAAAAGTTAGAAGTGAAGTATATGTACTCATGCCTCCTATTAATCGCTGCTTAGGAGCATACGTTCTAGGGAGAATTGGCACATCTGCACTTTTAGGGTTCTGCACTTACTTAGCTTTAATATTTGTGGGCGTGGAATTTGCGGGAGGATTAAGTTTATTAGTTGCAGTTGCTAATTTAATTCCATTTGTGGGACCAATTTTAGGGCTAATTCCTATGGTAATTGCCGCATGGAGTTTAGGACTTGTTAAAGTTGGTTTAGTGATTGGTATTTCCTTTCTATTGCAGCAAATTGAAGCTTGGATCTTACAACCTTGGCTAGTGGGTCCATACCTAAATCTTGATCCCTTTGAGTTATTGCTGTCAATTATTGTGGGTGCGGAATTATTAGGTGTGGTTGGGGCTTTGATTGCACCACCATTGGCAGGAGTCGGTCGGATTATTTTTGATCATTTTGAGCGTAAAAGAAAAATAGAAACTGAGGATAACTCCTATGGTTTTCCACAATTTGATACTCAGAGATTTGATAAGGAGCAACTTGATGGTCAAAAGTATGATGACCAGAGATTTGATGATTAG
- a CDS encoding phosphate ABC transporter substrate-binding protein, whose protein sequence is MARSGNEGLVLGLTVLITAGLAGGGYWFFTRNNPNGLQQVITPNPASTVNPVPPVSKDPTPAPPNSTTAALDTSLPNPQVLNMDGSVTMVALIKRLQLAYAQVNLNIPSTFGVPDGRPNGTNAGLKNLMQGIVNIAACSRPLKAEEIQSGLLGVPVARDALAVVVGIDNPYKGGLTLNQLRGIFQGTITNWEQVGGAKQPIKVINRATESGTRTFFKDAVLLGGDFAPDSKDFTTLPHDETTPMLRALGKNGIGYSTVQQAVNQEIVRIVPIDGVAPTDVNAVKTGVYPISRVVLLVAKKQTSPVVKEFIDLALSQVGQEIVRQVGFIPL, encoded by the coding sequence ATGGCAAGAAGTGGAAACGAAGGCTTAGTACTGGGGCTAACTGTTCTGATCACCGCAGGCTTGGCAGGTGGAGGTTATTGGTTCTTTACCAGAAATAATCCCAATGGTTTGCAGCAGGTAATTACACCGAATCCAGCTAGCACCGTCAATCCAGTTCCTCCAGTTTCTAAAGACCCGACTCCCGCTCCCCCAAATTCAACCACAGCAGCACTGGATACATCTTTACCGAATCCACAGGTTTTAAATATGGACGGGAGTGTGACTATGGTGGCTTTGATCAAACGCTTACAATTGGCTTATGCTCAGGTTAACCTAAATATTCCTTCCACCTTTGGAGTTCCCGATGGTCGACCTAATGGTACAAATGCGGGGCTAAAAAACCTGATGCAAGGCATTGTTAACATCGCTGCTTGTTCTCGTCCCCTAAAAGCTGAAGAAATTCAATCTGGGTTGCTGGGGGTACCAGTGGCACGGGATGCCTTGGCAGTAGTCGTGGGTATAGATAACCCCTACAAAGGTGGATTGACCTTAAATCAATTGCGCGGAATATTTCAAGGCACTATCACCAACTGGGAACAGGTGGGAGGAGCTAAGCAACCCATTAAAGTTATTAACAGGGCTACAGAAAGTGGCACTCGAACATTCTTTAAAGATGCGGTATTGCTTGGTGGTGATTTTGCTCCAGATAGTAAAGATTTTACAACTTTGCCCCATGATGAAACCACGCCAATGTTACGGGCTTTAGGCAAAAATGGGATCGGCTATAGCACCGTGCAGCAGGCTGTAAATCAAGAGATAGTAAGAATTGTCCCGATTGATGGCGTTGCTCCAACGGATGTTAATGCGGTCAAAACTGGGGTTTATCCAATTAGTCGAGTGGTTTTATTAGTGGCTAAAAAGCAGACCAGTCCAGTTGTAAAAGAATTTATTGATTTGGCTTTATCTCAGGTTGGACAGGAAATTGTACGACAGGTTGGGTTTATCCCTTTGTAA
- a CDS encoding LON peptidase substrate-binding domain-containing protein codes for MTSTSSISVRELPLFPLPEVVLFPGQSLPLHIFEFRYRMMINTVLESDRIFGVVMWNPETNQPSNVGCCAQILQYHRLPDDRFKILTIGQQRFRVLEYVREKPFRVGLVEWIEDQPSDESPFLLATEVRELLDDVVRLSQKLTEQEIELPQIPRSPIELSYWIASNFHGASMEQQALLETQDTTARLRREAEILASTRSQLAARTVLKDTFNET; via the coding sequence ATGACTTCAACCTCTTCCATTTCAGTCCGAGAATTGCCTTTGTTTCCCTTACCAGAAGTGGTATTGTTCCCAGGGCAGTCATTGCCGCTACATATATTTGAATTTCGGTATCGCATGATGATTAATACAGTCCTAGAGAGCGATCGCATCTTTGGCGTAGTTATGTGGAACCCTGAAACTAATCAACCTAGCAATGTGGGGTGTTGCGCCCAAATTTTACAGTATCATCGCCTCCCAGACGATCGATTTAAGATTCTGACCATTGGACAACAGCGATTTAGAGTTTTAGAGTATGTTCGGGAAAAACCATTTCGCGTTGGGTTAGTTGAATGGATTGAGGATCAGCCCAGTGATGAAAGTCCATTTCTCTTAGCAACAGAAGTACGAGAACTACTAGATGATGTAGTGCGGCTATCGCAAAAACTAACGGAGCAGGAAATAGAATTACCCCAGATTCCCCGCAGCCCCATTGAATTGTCCTACTGGATTGCCAGCAATTTTCATGGTGCCAGTATGGAGCAACAGGCTTTACTGGAAACCCAAGATACTACGGCGAGGCTAAGGCGAGAGGCAGAAATTTTAGCATCCACCCGTAGTCAATTGGCAGCCCGCACAGTTTTAAAGGATACTTTTAATGAAACTTAG
- a CDS encoding GTP-binding protein, with product MPTNSNSSNYNDFDQIRTELNYRQAQRTLRDLVGKLDLTPRERQGLEPEIAELQQMLEKLEQMVIQIAVFGMVGRGKSSVLNALLGENVFATGAVHGVTRSQQSANWQISREKIAGFKNQEILRVSLKSLGSARIELIDTPGIDEVDGEAREQLAKSVAQQADLILFVIAGDMTKVEYEALSQLRLASKPILLVFNKTDQYPTADRQAIYTKIRDERVKQLLSPEEIVMTAASPLVPKAIMQDDGSVQAELVAGKPQIEDLQVKILEVLDREGKSLVALNSMIFADNVHEQVIQRKMSIRDRRANKIIWNAVITQAVAIAVSPVTVIDLVSTAIIDVSMILALSKLYGISMNQQGAIALMQKIAMGMGGITASELLTTLGLGSLKALFGVSSVATGGLTAGLYISVGIMQASVAGVSSYAIGLVTKEYLANGATWGEQGPKAVVSRILSSLDEASILARVKDELSQKLDLSRMGKAVIK from the coding sequence ATGCCTACCAATTCTAACTCTTCTAACTATAATGATTTCGACCAAATTCGTACAGAGTTAAACTACCGTCAGGCTCAGCGTACCCTGCGAGATTTAGTAGGAAAATTAGACCTAACCCCCAGAGAGAGACAAGGGCTAGAGCCAGAGATTGCCGAACTACAACAAATGTTAGAAAAGTTGGAACAGATGGTAATTCAAATTGCCGTATTTGGGATGGTGGGGCGTGGTAAGTCTTCAGTTCTCAATGCTCTATTAGGGGAAAATGTGTTTGCGACAGGGGCAGTGCATGGGGTAACGCGATCGCAACAAAGTGCCAACTGGCAAATATCTCGGGAAAAAATTGCGGGATTTAAGAATCAGGAAATTTTACGGGTATCGCTCAAAAGTCTGGGGTCGGCAAGAATTGAATTAATAGATACCCCAGGCATTGATGAAGTAGATGGGGAAGCAAGGGAACAGTTAGCAAAGTCAGTGGCACAACAGGCAGATTTAATTTTGTTTGTCATTGCTGGTGATATGACTAAGGTAGAGTATGAGGCTTTATCGCAGTTGAGATTGGCAAGTAAGCCGATTTTATTGGTATTTAATAAAACCGATCAGTACCCCACTGCCGATCGCCAAGCCATTTACACCAAAATTCGAGATGAACGGGTGAAACAGCTACTTTCCCCAGAGGAAATTGTGATGACCGCAGCTTCTCCCCTAGTGCCAAAGGCAATTATGCAGGATGATGGCTCTGTGCAAGCCGAACTCGTAGCGGGAAAACCCCAGATTGAAGATTTGCAGGTCAAGATTCTAGAAGTCTTGGATCGAGAGGGTAAGTCTTTAGTGGCTCTAAATTCTATGATTTTTGCTGATAATGTCCATGAGCAGGTGATTCAGCGTAAAATGTCCATCCGAGATCGACGGGCAAATAAAATTATTTGGAATGCCGTAATTACCCAGGCTGTGGCGATCGCTGTTAGTCCAGTTACAGTTATTGATCTAGTTAGTACAGCCATAATTGATGTGTCCATGATTTTGGCATTATCTAAGCTCTATGGCATTTCGATGAATCAACAGGGAGCGATCGCCTTGATGCAGAAAATTGCCATGGGTATGGGTGGGATTACTGCCAGTGAATTATTAACTACCCTAGGCTTAGGATCACTCAAAGCTTTATTTGGGGTTTCTAGTGTTGCTACGGGTGGTTTAACGGCGGGGCTATATATTTCTGTGGGCATTATGCAGGCAAGTGTGGCGGGAGTTTCTAGCTATGCGATCGGCTTAGTTACGAAAGAATATTTAGCGAATGGAGCCACATGGGGCGAGCAAGGACCTAAAGCTGTAGTTAGTAGAATCTTGTCTAGTCTTGATGAAGCGTCAATTTTAGCTCGAGTTAAAGATGAGCTTTCCCAAAAACTTGATCTCTCCCGCATGGGTAAAGCGGTAATCAAATAA
- a CDS encoding Tic22 family protein: MFKPFINTLALSTIAIATPLIIPIIAPAHALTEAQVLERLNGIPVFTITDDKGAPLLGSAPQKGSEKPPQVLLFFLNPDDAQATLTQIQKTNPAVGSKARIVIRSMNDAYEVIKKNQDKKDIAFQIVPAKASIESARTILTSQGKPADKLPNVPVFFAIGGKDKEQGLLTLEQNGKQLVPFFFDQKDLQSLIDRAKQQQPDVANATKIQVTSLFQVLDSMVATKDNKPNPDTERFTFVPSRNAFEYVVKNQPATTPAPATKK; this comes from the coding sequence GTGTTTAAGCCCTTCATTAATACTCTTGCTCTATCTACCATTGCGATCGCTACGCCTTTAATTATCCCCATTATTGCCCCCGCCCATGCCTTAACCGAAGCTCAAGTTCTTGAACGTCTAAATGGCATTCCTGTATTTACTATCACTGACGATAAAGGTGCGCCATTACTTGGTTCTGCTCCTCAAAAGGGAAGTGAAAAACCACCCCAAGTCTTACTATTCTTCCTTAATCCCGATGATGCTCAAGCAACCTTAACTCAAATTCAAAAGACCAACCCAGCCGTCGGCAGCAAAGCTAGAATCGTGATCCGTTCGATGAATGATGCCTACGAAGTCATTAAAAAGAATCAGGATAAGAAAGATATTGCTTTTCAAATTGTGCCAGCCAAAGCCAGCATAGAGTCTGCTCGGACAATTCTTACTTCCCAAGGTAAACCTGCGGATAAGTTGCCAAATGTACCTGTTTTCTTTGCGATCGGCGGGAAAGATAAAGAGCAAGGACTCCTAACCCTAGAGCAGAACGGTAAACAATTAGTCCCCTTCTTCTTTGATCAAAAAGACCTACAAAGCCTAATTGATCGAGCAAAACAACAACAGCCTGATGTTGCTAATGCCACGAAAATTCAGGTTACTTCTTTATTTCAAGTGCTTGATTCTATGGTAGCAACTAAAGATAACAAGCCTAACCCTGATACAGAGAGATTTACCTTTGTGCCTTCCCGTAATGCCTTCGAGTATGTGGTTAAAAATCAACCCGCTACCACTCCTGCACCTGCTACTAAAAAGTAG